Proteins from one Asterias rubens chromosome 21, eAstRub1.3, whole genome shotgun sequence genomic window:
- the LOC117304417 gene encoding jouberin-like isoform X2, with amino-acid sequence MATKGKVKKKIRKSTKTEEEDDDRPFSPQSGHNSTEDPSKASLDKLLLAAMQQTTEEKNKSGKKKSKKARSQTADAVLESLKQGANLRKDTEDQSILNNTYDGSDSPRFDKNMTNERRRKLPPKKGVENRGFIDDEGKDVERETPKRTKKKKKSETTSIIDSGPLTMQELEDTPKKVRRRKKSVPKQEDDKENEENVQSRTEDEMDGREPGKETGEEDVGGAGKTLKGKKKKKKASDDDNLEGEEANEDAEGTKKKKKKKRKKPIQDDGRVFGVTVHRSDRLKTDLYIAHPLVRVHIIDSDTGTYVKKSKLDRAVTSYYENQNAKVDYILPVLTQPFDFKKRKSMIPCWNEQVIFNESYLYLIQTEETYPKVIVFFELLDFVSMNVAATKTKALKGEGGWHRIAWGFLKVVGANGTPNTDKKVRLQLFHPPFSYKAKPGQLDVYQWWMNTTRHPYPSTLYITVKAVKTPDQVQPAVRSLFATQEEQGKMTYNELKQSINWGNKQGIGKKKAPTNWSRLQGQMCRIPNKLSLTLAGDKKGCLVIKFSPTGRFLACGCKDREGYPIIVYEIPSGRFKCKFPGHYSLIYDLCWGANDNVVLSASSDGTARIWNLDTPDSAAEKVFPHPAFVYTAKFHPQADHLVVSGGYDHVLRVWNTKNDAQTGELLQELDGHKGFVNCLCFSRDGKAMYSGDSTGVIIKWNALVMAKAANSGSPDQWSLEKLIKEKELEGVTINSLAVHPSGRRLLIHGRDNNLRMIDLRLYTIMQRYLGALNFREHVRSTMTECGSFVISGSEDGQAYVWNTDTGDQIAVYSSLGYKFPVTDVDYHPYEHMVAFCSRGEGHPIQVYVYDVKVAQLDVGLKTTTTVDAKDKQELLAGTAKSEKSLLGLLEAKRELKEELDTSKTLRMERVKAKLATVMDKQDRQGTPYQQQQETMLGSSFAFTPGGTTPMHQPTISTWGSTFDTTQYKKQPQGPQMPTPTPAQLESPGVISFLANRSAKGVRSLGMSMNGTGWTPPGAYFPRASTPSIALQASKGGTANFTFNPPASQKKSTDHRRVVALYDYTSQRSDELNLCQGDWIVVLHEDNENWWMGQLENGQQGYFPANYVTEEHLQEDNPEERGSYTEMREEGVDEMDGDTTPRRKTKTKKGKKMTAVVSRSGQLKILSAPEDSDLDLTPATSQRKKKRKPLARELALDMSENTDEADTPRRRRSRTRSNSTQRKLPSTVDGSDVGIPPKPRKKRSKSAEGLLSNDETVVGSRSAPRLAKTSSRERLLDQEEGVEGRSPRDKKGGKRKQKTNHTERTV; translated from the exons ATGGCTACGAAAG gaAAGGTAAAAAAGAAGATCCGGAAGTCGACGAAAACcgaagaagaagatgatgacAGACCTTTTT cTCCCCAGTCGGGCCACAACTCCACGGAAGATCCAAGCAAAGCCAGTTTAGACAAACTACTTCTCGCTGCGATGCAACAAACAACAGA gGAAAAGAACAAATCTGGGAAGAAAAAGAGCAAGAAAGCCCGAAGCCAAACAGCAGATGCTGTG CTGGAATCTTTAAAACAAGGTGCTAATCTCCGTAAGGACACAGAGGACCAGTCCATCCTTAACAACACCTATGACGGCAGCGACAGCCCGAGATTCGACAAGAATATGACCAACGAGCGGCGGAGGAAGCTCCCTCCGAAAAAAGGGGTGGAGAACAGAGGGTTTATCGACGATGAGGGAAAAGACGTTGAGAGAGAAACTCCAAAGaggacgaagaagaagaagaaatctGAGACGACATCGATTATTGACAG CGGTCCGTTAACAATGCAAGAATTGGAAGACACCCCCAAGAAAGTCAGGAGGCGCAAGAAGTCGGTACCCAAGCAGGAGGACGACAAAGAGAATGAAGAAAATGTACAGAGTAGAACAGAAGATGAGATGGATGGCAGGGAACCAGGGAAGGAGACGGGAGAAGAGGATGTAGGAGGAGCAGGAAAGACATTGAaagggaagaagaagaaaaagaagg CTTCCGATGACGACAATCTGGAAGGTGAAGAGGCCAATGAAGACGCCGAAGGgaccaaaaagaagaaaaagaagaaacggAAGAAGCCGATTCAAGACGACGGTCGGGTGTTCGGAGTGACCGTTCACCGGAGTGACCGGCTCAAGACTGACCTCTACATCGCCCACCCTCTGGTCAGGGTTCACATTATTGACTCGGACACCGGCACTTACGTCAAGAAATCCAAATT GGACAGAGCCGTGACGTCTTACTATGAGAACCAGAATGCCAAAGTTGATTATATCTTGCCAGTACTAACTCAACCATTTGACTTCAAGAAAAGAAA atCCATGATACCTTGCTGGAATGAGCAGGTTATCTTCAACGAGAGTTATCTCTACCTCATTCAGACCGAGGAAACTTATCCCAAAGTCATCGTCTTCTTTGAG CTCCTCGATTTCGTTAGTATGAATGTTGCTGCGACCAAAACCAAGGCTCTAAAAGGAGAAGGTGGATGGCACAGGATTGCTTGGGGTTTCCTGAAG GTTGTTGGTGCCAATGGGACTCCGAACACAGACAAGAAAGTCCGCTTACAGTTGTTCCATCCGCCGTTCAGCTACAAGGCTAAGCCTGGACAGCTAGAT GTCTACCAGTGGTGGATGAACACAACACGGCACCCTTATCCGTCCACACTCTACATAACAGTCAAAGCAGTCAAGACACCAGACCAGGTTCAGCCAGCCGTCCGCTCGCTCTTTGCAACTCAGGAG gAGCAAGGTAAAATGACGTATAACGAGCTGAAACAGTCCATCAACTGGGGAAATAAACAAGGCATTGG TAAGAAGAAAGCACCTACAAACTGGTCACGACTTCAGGGTCAGATGTGTCGCATTCCAAACAAGCTAAGTCTGACTCTAGCTGGTGATAAGAAAGGCTgcttagtcatcaagttttctCCTACTGGAAG ATTTCTAGCATGTGGATGCAAGGACAGGGAGGGATACCCAATCATAGTTTATGAG attccATCCGGAAGATTCAAATGCAAATTCCCCGGTCACTACAGCCTTATCTATGACCTCTGTTGGGGGGCCAACGATAACGTCGTCCTCTCCGCTTCTTCGGACGGCACCGCCCGAATCTGGAATCTTGACACCCCGGACAGTGCCGCGGAGAAGGTGTTCCCTCACCCGGCGTTTGTCTACACGGCTAAGTTCCACCCTCAGGCTGATCATCTGGTGGTTAGTGGAGGCTATGATCACGTGCTTAGAGTTTGGAACACAAAGAATGATGCCCAAACTGGAGAg CTACTCCAAGAACTTGATGGTCACAAAGGGTTCGTCAACTGTTTGTGCTTCTCCCGGGATGGCAAAGCTATGTACTCTGGCGATAGTACGGGAGTCATCATCAAATGGAATGCCTTGGTCATGGCGAAGGCTGCGAACTCAG GTTCTCCAGACCAGTGGTCACTAGAGAAGTTGATCAAAGAGAAGGAGCTGGAAGGAGTGACCATCAACAGCCTCGCGGTCCATCCTAGTGGACGTCGTCTTCTCATCCACGGACGAGACAACAACCTCAGGATGATTGACCTCAGATT GTACACCATTATGCAGCGATATCTTGGCGCTTTGAATTTCCGTGAGCACGTCCGTAGTACGATGACTGAGTGCGGATCCTTCGTCATCTCAGGCAGTGAGGACGGCCAGGCATACGTCTGGAACACCGACACTG GTGACCAAATAGCAGTATACTCCAGTCTTGGTTACAAGTTTCCAGTTACTGATGTTGACTACCATCCTTATGAGCACATGGTAGCATTCTGCTCCCGGGGGGAGGGACATCCCATACAGGTCTATGTTTATGATGTAAAAG TTGCCCAGTTAGACGTCGGACTTAAGACGACGACAACTGTTGACGCTAAAGACAAACAAGAACTCCTCGCCGGCACTGCTAAATCGGAAAAGTCACTCTTGGGTCTTCTGGAGGCCAAGAGAGAACTGAAAGAGGAACTGGACACCAGCAAGACCCTAAGGATGGAGAGGGTCAAGGCGAAGCTAGCAACTGTCATG GACAAACAAGATAGGCAGGGTACCCCCTATCAACAACAGCAGGAAACCATGCTTGGTAGCTCCTTTGCATTCACACCAGGGGGAACCACTCCTATGCACCAGCCAACAATAAGCACCTGGGGATCGACATTTGATACAACCCAGTACAAAAAACAG CCCCAGGGCCCACAGATGCCCACACCGACCCCTGCCCAACTTGAATCCCCCGGCGTG attTCCTTCTTGGCTAACCGATCGGCAAAGGGTGTACGAAGCCTCGGTATGTCCATGAATGGGACAGGTTGGACTCCACCTGGGGCTTACTTCCCCAGAGCGTCTACTCCAAGTATTGCACTGCAAGCA AGTAAGGGTGGCACGGCCAACTTCACGTTCAACCCGCCGGCATCGCAGAAGAAGTCTACCGACCACCGGCGTGTGGTGGCGCTCTACGATTACACCTCGCAACGATCTGACGAGCTGAACCTCTGCCAGGGCGACTGGATCGTGGTTCTCCACGAAGACAATGAAAATTGGTGGATGGGGCAGCTGGAAAACGGACAGCAGGGTTACTTTCCGGCCAACTACGTCACTGAAGAAC ATCTTCAAGAGGACAACCCGGAGGAGAGAGGGAGTTACACTGAGATGAGGGAGGAGGGAGTGGATGAGATGGATGGTGACACCACACCACGAAGGAAGACCAAGACAAAGAAAGGAAAGAAG ATGACGGCGGTAGTGAGTAGAAGTGGTCAACTGAAGATCTTGTCGGCGCCGGAGGACAGTGATTTGGATCTCACCCCAGCAACAAG ccaaagaaaaaagaagagaaaaccGTTGGCGCGGGAGCTCGCTCTCGACATGAGCGAAAACACCGACGAAGCGGACACGCCTCGTCGTCGACGGTCGAGAACACGGTCAAACAGCACGCAACGAAAATTACCATCTACTGTTGATGGGTCGGACGTAGGGATCCCACCGAAGCCACGGAAGAAACGATCAAAGAGCGCCGAGGGTTTGCTCTCAAATGATGAGACTGTGGTGGGTTCGAGGTCGGCTCCACGCCTTGCCAAGACGTCCTCGAGGGAAAGACTGTTAGACCAAGAGGAGGGGGTAGAAGGAAGATCACCGAGGGATAAGAAAGGGGGAAAGAGGAAACAGAAGACAAATCATACTGAGAGAACTGTCTAG
- the LOC117304417 gene encoding jouberin-like isoform X1, translating to MATKGKVKKKIRKSTKTEEEDDDRPFSPQSGHNSTEDPSKASLDKLLLAAMQQTTEEKNKSGKKKSKKARSQTADAVLESLKQGANLRKDTEDQSILNNTYDGSDSPRFDKNMTNERRRKLPPKKGVENRGFIDDEGKDVERETPKRTKKKKKSETTSIIDSGPLTMQELEDTPKKVRRRKKSVPKQEDDKENEENVQSRTEDEMDGREPGKETGEEDVGGAGKTLKGKKKKKKASDDDNLEGEEANEDAEGTKKKKKKKRKKPIQDDGRVFGVTVHRSDRLKTDLYIAHPLVRVHIIDSDTGTYVKKSKLDRAVTSYYENQNAKVDYILPVLTQPFDFKKRKSMIPCWNEQVIFNESYLYLIQTEETYPKVIVFFELLDFVSMNVAATKTKALKGEGGWHRIAWGFLKVVGANGTPNTDKKVRLQLFHPPFSYKAKPGQLDVYQWWMNTTRHPYPSTLYITVKAVKTPDQVQPAVRSLFATQEEQGKMTYNELKQSINWGNKQGIGKKKAPTNWSRLQGQMCRIPNKLSLTLAGDKKGCLVIKFSPTGRFLACGCKDREGYPIIVYEIPSGRFKCKFPGHYSLIYDLCWGANDNVVLSASSDGTARIWNLDTPDSAAEKVFPHPAFVYTAKFHPQADHLVVSGGYDHVLRVWNTKNDAQTGELLQELDGHKGFVNCLCFSRDGKAMYSGDSTGVIIKWNALVMAKAANSGSPDQWSLEKLIKEKELEGVTINSLAVHPSGRRLLIHGRDNNLRMIDLRLYTIMQRYLGALNFREHVRSTMTECGSFVISGSEDGQAYVWNTDTGDQIAVYSSLGYKFPVTDVDYHPYEHMVAFCSRGEGHPIQVYVYDVKVAQLDVGLKTTTTVDAKDKQELLAGTAKSEKSLLGLLEAKRELKEELDTSKTLRMERVKAKLATVMALKQLAKDKQDRQGTPYQQQQETMLGSSFAFTPGGTTPMHQPTISTWGSTFDTTQYKKQPQGPQMPTPTPAQLESPGVISFLANRSAKGVRSLGMSMNGTGWTPPGAYFPRASTPSIALQASKGGTANFTFNPPASQKKSTDHRRVVALYDYTSQRSDELNLCQGDWIVVLHEDNENWWMGQLENGQQGYFPANYVTEEHLQEDNPEERGSYTEMREEGVDEMDGDTTPRRKTKTKKGKKMTAVVSRSGQLKILSAPEDSDLDLTPATSQRKKKRKPLARELALDMSENTDEADTPRRRRSRTRSNSTQRKLPSTVDGSDVGIPPKPRKKRSKSAEGLLSNDETVVGSRSAPRLAKTSSRERLLDQEEGVEGRSPRDKKGGKRKQKTNHTERTV from the exons ATGGCTACGAAAG gaAAGGTAAAAAAGAAGATCCGGAAGTCGACGAAAACcgaagaagaagatgatgacAGACCTTTTT cTCCCCAGTCGGGCCACAACTCCACGGAAGATCCAAGCAAAGCCAGTTTAGACAAACTACTTCTCGCTGCGATGCAACAAACAACAGA gGAAAAGAACAAATCTGGGAAGAAAAAGAGCAAGAAAGCCCGAAGCCAAACAGCAGATGCTGTG CTGGAATCTTTAAAACAAGGTGCTAATCTCCGTAAGGACACAGAGGACCAGTCCATCCTTAACAACACCTATGACGGCAGCGACAGCCCGAGATTCGACAAGAATATGACCAACGAGCGGCGGAGGAAGCTCCCTCCGAAAAAAGGGGTGGAGAACAGAGGGTTTATCGACGATGAGGGAAAAGACGTTGAGAGAGAAACTCCAAAGaggacgaagaagaagaagaaatctGAGACGACATCGATTATTGACAG CGGTCCGTTAACAATGCAAGAATTGGAAGACACCCCCAAGAAAGTCAGGAGGCGCAAGAAGTCGGTACCCAAGCAGGAGGACGACAAAGAGAATGAAGAAAATGTACAGAGTAGAACAGAAGATGAGATGGATGGCAGGGAACCAGGGAAGGAGACGGGAGAAGAGGATGTAGGAGGAGCAGGAAAGACATTGAaagggaagaagaagaaaaagaagg CTTCCGATGACGACAATCTGGAAGGTGAAGAGGCCAATGAAGACGCCGAAGGgaccaaaaagaagaaaaagaagaaacggAAGAAGCCGATTCAAGACGACGGTCGGGTGTTCGGAGTGACCGTTCACCGGAGTGACCGGCTCAAGACTGACCTCTACATCGCCCACCCTCTGGTCAGGGTTCACATTATTGACTCGGACACCGGCACTTACGTCAAGAAATCCAAATT GGACAGAGCCGTGACGTCTTACTATGAGAACCAGAATGCCAAAGTTGATTATATCTTGCCAGTACTAACTCAACCATTTGACTTCAAGAAAAGAAA atCCATGATACCTTGCTGGAATGAGCAGGTTATCTTCAACGAGAGTTATCTCTACCTCATTCAGACCGAGGAAACTTATCCCAAAGTCATCGTCTTCTTTGAG CTCCTCGATTTCGTTAGTATGAATGTTGCTGCGACCAAAACCAAGGCTCTAAAAGGAGAAGGTGGATGGCACAGGATTGCTTGGGGTTTCCTGAAG GTTGTTGGTGCCAATGGGACTCCGAACACAGACAAGAAAGTCCGCTTACAGTTGTTCCATCCGCCGTTCAGCTACAAGGCTAAGCCTGGACAGCTAGAT GTCTACCAGTGGTGGATGAACACAACACGGCACCCTTATCCGTCCACACTCTACATAACAGTCAAAGCAGTCAAGACACCAGACCAGGTTCAGCCAGCCGTCCGCTCGCTCTTTGCAACTCAGGAG gAGCAAGGTAAAATGACGTATAACGAGCTGAAACAGTCCATCAACTGGGGAAATAAACAAGGCATTGG TAAGAAGAAAGCACCTACAAACTGGTCACGACTTCAGGGTCAGATGTGTCGCATTCCAAACAAGCTAAGTCTGACTCTAGCTGGTGATAAGAAAGGCTgcttagtcatcaagttttctCCTACTGGAAG ATTTCTAGCATGTGGATGCAAGGACAGGGAGGGATACCCAATCATAGTTTATGAG attccATCCGGAAGATTCAAATGCAAATTCCCCGGTCACTACAGCCTTATCTATGACCTCTGTTGGGGGGCCAACGATAACGTCGTCCTCTCCGCTTCTTCGGACGGCACCGCCCGAATCTGGAATCTTGACACCCCGGACAGTGCCGCGGAGAAGGTGTTCCCTCACCCGGCGTTTGTCTACACGGCTAAGTTCCACCCTCAGGCTGATCATCTGGTGGTTAGTGGAGGCTATGATCACGTGCTTAGAGTTTGGAACACAAAGAATGATGCCCAAACTGGAGAg CTACTCCAAGAACTTGATGGTCACAAAGGGTTCGTCAACTGTTTGTGCTTCTCCCGGGATGGCAAAGCTATGTACTCTGGCGATAGTACGGGAGTCATCATCAAATGGAATGCCTTGGTCATGGCGAAGGCTGCGAACTCAG GTTCTCCAGACCAGTGGTCACTAGAGAAGTTGATCAAAGAGAAGGAGCTGGAAGGAGTGACCATCAACAGCCTCGCGGTCCATCCTAGTGGACGTCGTCTTCTCATCCACGGACGAGACAACAACCTCAGGATGATTGACCTCAGATT GTACACCATTATGCAGCGATATCTTGGCGCTTTGAATTTCCGTGAGCACGTCCGTAGTACGATGACTGAGTGCGGATCCTTCGTCATCTCAGGCAGTGAGGACGGCCAGGCATACGTCTGGAACACCGACACTG GTGACCAAATAGCAGTATACTCCAGTCTTGGTTACAAGTTTCCAGTTACTGATGTTGACTACCATCCTTATGAGCACATGGTAGCATTCTGCTCCCGGGGGGAGGGACATCCCATACAGGTCTATGTTTATGATGTAAAAG TTGCCCAGTTAGACGTCGGACTTAAGACGACGACAACTGTTGACGCTAAAGACAAACAAGAACTCCTCGCCGGCACTGCTAAATCGGAAAAGTCACTCTTGGGTCTTCTGGAGGCCAAGAGAGAACTGAAAGAGGAACTGGACACCAGCAAGACCCTAAGGATGGAGAGGGTCAAGGCGAAGCTAGCAACTGTCATG GCTCTGAAACAGCTGGCTAAG GACAAACAAGATAGGCAGGGTACCCCCTATCAACAACAGCAGGAAACCATGCTTGGTAGCTCCTTTGCATTCACACCAGGGGGAACCACTCCTATGCACCAGCCAACAATAAGCACCTGGGGATCGACATTTGATACAACCCAGTACAAAAAACAG CCCCAGGGCCCACAGATGCCCACACCGACCCCTGCCCAACTTGAATCCCCCGGCGTG attTCCTTCTTGGCTAACCGATCGGCAAAGGGTGTACGAAGCCTCGGTATGTCCATGAATGGGACAGGTTGGACTCCACCTGGGGCTTACTTCCCCAGAGCGTCTACTCCAAGTATTGCACTGCAAGCA AGTAAGGGTGGCACGGCCAACTTCACGTTCAACCCGCCGGCATCGCAGAAGAAGTCTACCGACCACCGGCGTGTGGTGGCGCTCTACGATTACACCTCGCAACGATCTGACGAGCTGAACCTCTGCCAGGGCGACTGGATCGTGGTTCTCCACGAAGACAATGAAAATTGGTGGATGGGGCAGCTGGAAAACGGACAGCAGGGTTACTTTCCGGCCAACTACGTCACTGAAGAAC ATCTTCAAGAGGACAACCCGGAGGAGAGAGGGAGTTACACTGAGATGAGGGAGGAGGGAGTGGATGAGATGGATGGTGACACCACACCACGAAGGAAGACCAAGACAAAGAAAGGAAAGAAG ATGACGGCGGTAGTGAGTAGAAGTGGTCAACTGAAGATCTTGTCGGCGCCGGAGGACAGTGATTTGGATCTCACCCCAGCAACAAG ccaaagaaaaaagaagagaaaaccGTTGGCGCGGGAGCTCGCTCTCGACATGAGCGAAAACACCGACGAAGCGGACACGCCTCGTCGTCGACGGTCGAGAACACGGTCAAACAGCACGCAACGAAAATTACCATCTACTGTTGATGGGTCGGACGTAGGGATCCCACCGAAGCCACGGAAGAAACGATCAAAGAGCGCCGAGGGTTTGCTCTCAAATGATGAGACTGTGGTGGGTTCGAGGTCGGCTCCACGCCTTGCCAAGACGTCCTCGAGGGAAAGACTGTTAGACCAAGAGGAGGGGGTAGAAGGAAGATCACCGAGGGATAAGAAAGGGGGAAAGAGGAAACAGAAGACAAATCATACTGAGAGAACTGTCTAG